Proteins encoded by one window of Pecten maximus chromosome 15, xPecMax1.1, whole genome shotgun sequence:
- the LOC117344225 gene encoding transmembrane protein 177-like → MATKILEWMKSNKVLLTVLGNVGILYGVTVAPGTISLTTYRQYYQLRIKQPTSDTPTVCYPDERLRSCIHEVKMDFQEWKAKQNSEVKEDLEEETILKDRIKFMIIPGFHPCHKGSIDSKFGCLISIPHYFMNCIPEHVDNVRSLSKGRLLTVLSKGQIERTPRVPVDVNSEEGIALKKSLILTDEERKFVLMRELLSCQNNPDNMIAALRIVTATTFLGLTYYARELMIQNVGMRFSALAKTDLHEISKIFARGPLYVFILGTGLVTYFSLLFLYKNRLEKQSDRTVASMDKSYAEAGRDYYQRIIARNQVCRNILGTKDGDYLFTAKGDTRPWFFSQETPVTERLVIMESYLSKYAEGNDKSQVRSEDQTAVN, encoded by the exons ATGGCAACCAAAATTTTAGAATGGATGAAATCCAATAAGGTGCTTTTAACCGTGTTGGGAAATGTTGGTATCCTGTATGGGGTAACAGTGGCACCAGGAACAATCAGTCTAACCACATACAGACAGTACTATCAGCTGAGGATAAAACAGCCAACATCAGACACACCCACTGTGTGCTACCCTGATGAGAGACTGAGGTCTTGTATTCATGAG GTGAAAATGGATTTTCAGGAATGGAAGGCAAAACAGAACAGTGAG GTGAAAGAAGACTTGGAAGAGGAAACAATATTGAAGGATAGAATAAAATTCATGATAATTCCAGGTTTCCATCCATGTCATAAAGGCAGCATTGATAGTAAATTTGGATGTCTGATAAGTATACCTCATTACTTCATGAACTGTATACCGGAGCATGTTGACAATGTGCGTTCACTTTCCAAAGGGAGATTACTCACTGTGCTATCAAAAGGTCAGATAGAGAGGACTCCTAGAGTACCAGTGGATGTGAATTCTGAAGAAGGTATTGCACTTAAAAAATCTCTAATCTTGACAGATGAAGaaagaaaatttgttttgatgAGAGAGTTGCTTTCATGTCAAAACAATCCTGATAACATGATCGCTGCCCTCCGTATTGTTACTGCGACAACGTTTCTAGGTCTAACGTACTATGCCAGGGAGCTCATGATACAAAATGTTGGAATGCGATTCTCTGCGCTGGCTAAAACTGACTTGCATGAGATCTCAAAAATTTTTGCGAGAGGACCACTCTATGTGTTTATCCTCGGGACAGGTTTAGTGACATATTTTagtttgttatttttgtacaaGAATCGTTTGGAGAAACAGTCGGACAGGACAGTTGCATCAATGGACAAGAGCTATGCTGAAGCGGGGAGGGACTATTATCAGCGTATCATAGCGAGGAATCAAGTTTGTAGGAACATCCTGGGTACTAAAGATGGAGACTACTTGTTCACCGCAAAGGGTGACACGAGACCGTGGTTCTTTTCACAGGAGACACCAGTCACAGAAC